In Triticum urartu cultivar G1812 chromosome 6, Tu2.1, whole genome shotgun sequence, the following proteins share a genomic window:
- the LOC125516024 gene encoding uncharacterized protein LOC125516024 codes for MSPPPPSSPALAPAATAPSAAHAGQPAASWFMPLPPPPPGLPAAGSARPASLPRPTGGSWADLVSPPSHGRGAGTATDSEFVPESPLGAGLRGSGSVAPSTRAAAGSARAASGSGFHCEVGDGNNCAAAGARSSPSPPTACSSMPATSAGREADVTGAWHLVKSRRGPCRPALPAQAFTSSPIPWWLKGRCCRCLAPGHRASACREPFRCSHCLQNGHRARGCKNKWRPLSSLPCLAFIPPPPLPRPAAAVVQDTVPVFGPGRGWPLLQPPPQLLLGDTNPVMSRLGDAANRPEEDFVVVPATPEMQAESVLLSTNAAVAWFEGAREDVPCHTVAAAFAATFGFRPADVSVVRHFPEQYLVKFMYQHNCADAVNRGDFLVGNSSLFVRAWRLEVHADNEDMMHHVRLCIEGIPVHAWNEYVAAFVIGRRCSLDYIEQRSLRREDTRDLSLWAWTSDPNAIPKVKWLTLPARGLRRRGRRGLRHRVLLHLDLLEDHSKARDDDDPPPPDLYEYTWFRRTVDGTVRRGDRRAGQPSDVKRPARRDDDDDRGGRRGRDGPRAQGGWRDRIRRSLSRGARDRQRQDGQERSRDRSSGKGGRRHGAEAVAALGDAAPAVPPLVLMGSGSASDEGADALELQPVRGRSPARQGSPRAARRRS; via the coding sequence ATGAGCCCACCGCCCCCTTCCAGCCCCGCGCTGGCGCCGGCGGCCACGGCCCCCTCCGCCGCCCATGCCGGCCAACCTGCCGCCTCCTGGTTCATGCCCCTCCCGCCCCCTCCTCCCGGGCTGCCGGCCGCTGGCTCGGCGCGCCCCGCTTCTCTGCCGCGGCCAACAGGTGGATCGTGGGCGGATCTGGTGTCGCCGCCGTCCCATGGCCGCGGTGCTGGGACCGCGACGGACTCGGAGTTCGTCCCTGAGTCGCCCCTAGGTGCCGGTCTGCGGGGGTCTGGTTCGGTCGCTCCATCAACTCGAGCTGCGGCTGGATCGGCGCGAGCTGCGTCTGGATCGGGCTTTCACTGTGAGGTGGGTGACGGAAATAACTGCGCCGCGGCGGGAGCACGCTCCAGCCCATCTCCACCAACGGCCTGCTCTTCAATGCCGGCGACAAGCGCGGGGCGCGAGGCGGATGTGACCGGAGCCTGGCATCTCGTCAAATCGCGGCGAGGCCCGTGCCGCCCGGCTTTGCCTGCCCAGGCATTCACGTCGTCCCCCATCCCGTGGTGGCTTAAAGGGCGCTGCTGCCGCTGCCTTGCTCCTGGACACCGCGCCTCAGCTTGCCGTGAGCCATTTCGGTGCTCTCACTGCCTGCAAAATGGCCACCGGGCTCGCGGTTGCAAGAATAAGTGGCGTCCATTAAGCTCCCTGCCGTGCCTCGCCTTCATCCCTCCGCCGCCACTTCCCCGACCAGCTGCCGCTGTCGTTCAAGATACCGTTCCCGTCTTCGGCCCGGGACGGGGCTGGCCTCTCCTCCAACCCCCTCCGCAGCTGCTGCTAGGCGACACCAACCCCGTCATGTCAAGGCTGGGTGACGCGGCCAACCGGCCGGAGGAAGACTTCGTCGTGGTCCCTGCCACGCCGGAGATGCAGGCGGAGTCGGTGCTGCTCTCCACCAACGCTGCCGTGGCCTGGTTTGAAGGGGCCCGTGAGGATGTCCCTTGCCACACCGTGGCCGCTGCGTTCGCCGCCACCTTCGGCTTCCGGCCGGCGGACGTGAGTGTTGTGCGGCACTTCCCCGAGCAGTACCTCGTCAAGTTCATGTACCAGCACAATTGCGCGGACGCCGTCAACCGTGGCGACTTCCTCGTCGGCAACTCCTCTCTCTTCGTCCGCGCCTGGAGGCTCGAGGTGCACGCTGACAATGAAGACATGATGCACCACGTCCGTTTGTGCATCGAGGGGATCCCGGTCCATGCCTGGAATGAGTACGTCGCTGCGTTCGTCATCGGCCGTCGGTGCTCCCTCGACTACATCGAGCAGCGGTCTCTGCGCCGGGAGGACACACGCGACCTATCGCTCTGGGCGTGGACGTCCGACCCCAACGCCATTCCTAAGGTGAAGTGGCTCACGCTGCCCGCCCGCGGCCTCCGACGCCGCGGCCGGCGCGGCCTGAGACACCGTGTGCTGCTGCACCTGGACCTGCTCGAGGACCACTCCAAGGCGCGGGACGACGACGACCCACCACCTCCTGACCTCTACGAGTACACCTGGTTCCGCCGTACAGTGGACGGCACGGTGCGGCGGGGAGACAGGCGTGCTGGTCAGCCCAGCGACGTCAAGCGCCCGGCGCGgcgcgacgacgacgacgaccgCGGCGGCCGCCGCGGGCGTGATGGCCCGCGCGCACAGGGCGGTTGGCGCGACCGCATCCGTCGCTCCCTGTCCAGGGGCGCCCGTGACCGTCAGCGGCAAGATGGCCAGGAGAGGTCTCGCGATCGCTCGAGCGGCAAGGGCGGGAGGCGCCATGGCGCTGAAGCTGTGGCCGCCCTGGGTGACGCTGCGCCGGCCGTGCCACCCTTGGTCCTGATGGGCTCTGGCTCCGCTAGTGACGAAGGGGCAGACGCCTTGGAGCTACAGCCGGTGCGTGGCCGCAGCCCGGCACGCCAAGGCTCACCGCGGGCTGCACGCAGACGCTCCTAG
- the LOC125516027 gene encoding uncharacterized protein LOC125516027, with amino-acid sequence MVYLPPHRRHSSSSEPAPTPFPPISSLQSLSISSPRGRGRHHLRPSNNKIIHAAGCVSRWSPLPPFPPGSGDADTFRLVPFPCDPIERETGAKPLVLALSSPKSAPGSAEAAVAAITESFLPDLLAAAERARATARDAPTEDEEVKLSLVARVGKVLFQPGPSGGPVSLDSVRDAAKAGAEGSRSQVRKSFYTNLPGKCVDEIGMYIGKLTDLKFDSSKKHYHVKVFDKQRSDTTMSCKCTVQEDGKLVIHKVELNQIRQLVEDISCLSKDFDLRLMLRTKRILKNIDPEVENAIKSLVSSAIVDPDAKGGLKWPLGNESIGERFSIVGVWHTSYSAFRNKTLRLKLRCADRFDHRSSTGEISNEVTFKLTGISERLQDGNEEVDTLKGMLDSAVQMIWDTVLSYKIKP; translated from the exons ATGGTCTACCTCCCGCCCCACCGGCGCCACTCCAGCAGCTCCGAGCCCGCCCCAACCCCTTTCCCACCGATCTCCTCCCTCCAGTCCCTTTCCATCTCCTCCCCTCGCGGTCGCGGGCGTCACCACCTCCGCCCGTCCAACAACAAGATCATCCACGCCGCGGGCTGCGTCTCCCGCTGGTCCCCGCTCCCGCCCTTCCCCCCCGGCTCCGGCGACGCCGACACTTTCCGCCTCGTCCCCTTCCCCTGCGATCCCATCGAGCGCGAGACCGGCGCCAAGCCCCTCGTCCTCGCCCTCTCCTCCCCGAAAAGCGCCCCCGGCTCCGCGGAGGCCGCGGTCGCGGCCATCACCGAGAGTTTCTTGCCGGACCTCCTAGCCGCGGCGGAGAGGGCGAGAGCGACGGCGCGCGATGCGCCCACGGAAGACGAGGAGGTAAAGCTGAGCCTCGTGGCAAGGGTGGGCAAGGTCCTGTTCCAACC CGGACCTAGCGGCGGACCCGTCTCCCTGGACTCTGTCCGCGACGCAGCAAAAGCAGGGGCAGAAGGATCGAGGAGCCAGGTCCGTAAATCGTTCTATACGAATTTGCCCGGCAAGTGTGTGGATGAGATTGGGATGTATATTGGGAAGCTGACGGATCTGAAGTTCGATTCATCAAAAAAGCACTACCATGTCAAG GTGTTTGACAAGCAGCGAAGTGATACGACGATGTCTTGCAAATGCACCGTGCAAGAGGATGGGAAGCTTGTGATCCACAAG GTTGAATTGAACCAGATACGGCAGCTGGTGGAGGACATATCCTGCCTGTCCAAAGATTTTGATTTAAGGCTGATGTTGCGTACAAAAAGGATCCTGAAGAACATAGAC CCTGAAGTGGAAAATGCCATAAAGAGCTTAGTGTCTTCAGCTATTGTTGATCCTGATGCCAAAGGGGGACTTAAATGGCCACTTGGGAATGAGTCGATTGGTGAGAGGTTCAGCATAGTTGGGGTGTGGCATACAAGCTATAGTGCTTTCAGGAATAAAACCTTAAGGTTGAAGCTCAGGTGTGCTGACCGGTTTGACCACCGGAGCTCCACTGGAGAGATTTCCAATGAAGTTACCTTCAAACTAACTGGCATATCTGAGAGACTGCAG GATGGGAATGAAGAGGTGGACACTCTGAAGGGGATGCTGGACTCTGCGGTGCAGATGATCTGGGACACTGTTTTGAGCTACAAGATCAAGCCTTGA